In Cicer arietinum cultivar CDC Frontier isolate Library 1 chromosome 7, Cicar.CDCFrontier_v2.0, whole genome shotgun sequence, a single window of DNA contains:
- the LOC101492596 gene encoding naringenin,2-oxoglutarate 3-dioxygenase-like: protein MEPPKTLNYLSQEKILQSSFIRDEDQRPKVAYNNFSNDIPVISLAGIDDEGGRRTEICNNIVEACENWGIFQIVDHGVDRELISEMTRFAKGFFDLPPEEKLRFDMSGGKKGGFIVSSHLQGEAVKDWRELVTYFSYPIRNRDYSRWPDKPEGWKEVTEQYSEKLMGLACKLLEVLSEAMGLEKEALTKACVDMDQKVVINFYPKCPQPDLTLGLKRHTDPGTITLLLQDQVGGLQATKDNGKTWITVQPIEGAFVVNLGDHGHYLSNGRFKNADHQAVVNSNYSRLSIATFQNPAPDATVYPLKIKEGEKSIMEAPITFTEMYRRKMSKDLEIARMKKLAKEKELRDLEKAKLEGKPLNEILA from the exons ATGGAACCACCCAAAACTCTCAATTATCTCTCTCAGGAAAAGATCCTCCAGTCAAGTTTCATTCGTGACGAAGACCAGCGTCCAAAAGTTGCTTACAATAACTTCAGTAATGACATTCCAGTCATTTCTCTAGCTGGAATCGACGATGAAGGTGGTCGTAGAACAGAGATTTGTAACAATATTGTAGAGGCTTGTGAGAATTGGGGTATTTTCCAGATTGTTGATCATGGTGTTGATCGAGAGCTTATTTCTGAAATGACACGTTTTGCTAAAGGCTTCTTCGATTTGCCACCGGAAGAGAAGCTTCGATTTGACATGTCAGGTGGTAAAAAGGGTGGCTTCATTGTCTCAAGTCATCTCCAA GGAGAAGCAGTGAAGGATTGGAGAGAATTAGTGACATATTTTTCATACCCAATTAGAAACAGAGATTATTCAAGGTGGCCAGACAAGCCAGAAGGGTGGAAAGAGGTAACAGAACAATACAGTGAGAAACTAATGGGTTTAGCGTGCAAATTATTGGAGGTTTTATCAGAGGCTATGGGTTTAGAAAAGGAAGCTCTTACAAAAGCATGTGTTGATATGGATCAAAAGGTTGTGATTAATTTCTACCCAAAATGCCCTCAACCTGACCTTACTCTTGGGTTGAAAAGACACACTGACCCTGGGACAATTACTCTCTTGCTACAAGACCAAGTTGGTGGCCTTCAAGCTACTAAGGATAATGGTAAGACGTGGATCACCGTTCAGCCAATTGAAGGTGCTTTTGTTGTTAATCTTGGAGACCATGGTCAT TATCTAAGTAATGGAAGGTTTAAAAATGCTGATCACCAAGCAGTGGTGAATTCAAACTACAGCCGTTTATCTATAGCCACGTTCCAAAATCCAGCACCAGATGCAACTGTGTACCCTTTGAAGATTAAAGAAGGAGAGAAATCTATTATGGAAGCACCAATAACTTTTACAGAAATGTATAGGAGGAAGATGAGTAAGGATCTTGAAATTGCTAGAATGAAGAAACTTGCTAAGGAAAAAGAGCTTAGGGACTTAGAGAAGGCAAAACTTGAGGGCAAGCCTTTGAATGAGATTCTTGCTTAG